The following coding sequences are from one Candidatus Omnitrophota bacterium window:
- the hisI gene encoding phosphoribosyl-AMP cyclohydrolase, translating to MALTDEIKFDPAGLVPAVAVDESGCVLMLAYMNRESFEKTIATGKTTFYSRSRKKLWTKGEESGNVLEMLDIYLDCDGDALVVKVRSGVPACHKGYASCFYRKLEKGNWKIIMKREFDPGKVYPVSGKCLRGEVK from the coding sequence ATGGCTCTAACTGATGAAATAAAATTTGATCCCGCGGGACTCGTTCCGGCGGTGGCTGTTGATGAGAGCGGCTGTGTGCTGATGCTCGCTTATATGAACAGGGAGTCTTTTGAGAAAACGATTGCCACAGGCAAGACGACTTTTTATTCCAGAAGCAGAAAGAAGCTCTGGACCAAGGGTGAGGAGTCGGGGAATGTACTGGAGATGTTAGACATTTATCTGGACTGTGACGGCGATGCTCTTGTCGTTAAGGTGAGATCCGGCGTTCCCGCCTGCCACAAGGGTTATGCGAGTTGTTTTTACAGGAAACTTGAAAAAGGGAATTGGAAAATTATTATGAAAAGGGAATTTGATCCCGGGAAAGTTTATCCCGTTAGTGGGAAATGCCTTCGAGGGGAGGTGAAATGA
- a CDS encoding CBS domain-containing protein codes for MPSRGGEMTAKHIMTTNIETVTPETSLADAVNMLLMREISGMPVVDGEGRLMGVVSEKDVFRLAFSGKVHESKVADVMTTKVVSFPPDADIRDIAKVLAENVFRTVPIVEDGKIIGIVSRADILEVAL; via the coding sequence ATGCCTTCGAGGGGAGGTGAAATGACAGCGAAACATATTATGACAACAAATATTGAAACCGTTACTCCGGAGACGTCTCTGGCTGATGCGGTTAACATGTTGCTGATGAGGGAAATCAGCGGTATGCCTGTTGTTGACGGCGAAGGCCGTCTTATGGGTGTGGTTTCCGAGAAAGACGTTTTTCGACTCGCTTTCAGCGGCAAAGTTCACGAATCAAAAGTCGCAGATGTGATGACGACAAAAGTCGTCTCTTTCCCGCCGGACGCCGATATCAGGGATATCGCGAAAGTCCTCGCTGAAAACGTTTTCAGGACAGTCCCTATTGTAGAAGACGGAAAGATTATCGGCATTGTTTCAAGAGCCGATATTCTGGAAGTCGCGCTGTAG